The Streptomyces sp. NBC_00162 genome window below encodes:
- a CDS encoding PD-(D/E)XK motif protein, with protein MTDSGGYPELPWSTVEHYLGERQAASYRLSAPTAERAVWYEIGDGGQEISLQVELDRHQQPPRSPLPAVTIDQVRRGGTRMARIHTTQVALMRDFHDLLIAVADRIVTGERDLGQAFEETVQAWGRLLDQPRGLGAERRIGLHGELAVLLAVARSHGWAQAVEAWTGPKAEQHDFGLPESDLEVKTTASERRRHTVHGIHQLTESSGRPLWFASLQLTRGGLAGRSLGESVASVIRDARAAHRIASVRLESALAAGGWSESDPDDERWTLRTAPLLVPAGQLPRLTESMIPLSVREHVSSIDYRMDVTHLSSVPGSPVDLTDFRLP; from the coding sequence ATGACTGACTCCGGCGGATACCCGGAACTCCCCTGGTCGACCGTCGAGCACTATCTCGGGGAACGGCAGGCAGCCAGCTATCGGCTCTCCGCACCGACCGCGGAGCGCGCGGTCTGGTACGAGATCGGGGACGGCGGGCAGGAGATCTCGCTGCAGGTGGAACTCGACCGGCACCAGCAGCCACCGCGCTCACCGCTGCCGGCGGTGACCATCGACCAGGTGCGGCGCGGCGGAACTCGGATGGCGCGCATCCACACCACCCAGGTGGCGTTGATGCGCGACTTCCACGATCTGCTCATCGCCGTCGCGGACCGCATCGTCACCGGCGAGCGCGACCTCGGGCAGGCCTTCGAGGAAACGGTCCAAGCCTGGGGCCGGCTGCTCGACCAGCCGCGCGGCCTCGGGGCGGAGCGTCGCATAGGGCTGCACGGCGAACTCGCGGTATTGCTCGCCGTGGCCCGCTCCCACGGGTGGGCGCAGGCGGTCGAGGCGTGGACCGGCCCCAAGGCGGAGCAGCACGACTTCGGGCTGCCCGAGTCCGATCTCGAGGTGAAGACCACCGCCTCCGAAAGGCGTCGGCACACCGTTCACGGGATACACCAGCTCACGGAGAGCTCCGGGCGACCCTTGTGGTTCGCCTCTCTCCAGCTGACGCGCGGTGGCCTCGCCGGCCGCTCCCTGGGTGAGTCGGTGGCCTCGGTGATCCGTGACGCCCGCGCGGCGCACCGCATCGCGTCCGTGCGCCTGGAGAGCGCCCTCGCGGCCGGCGGCTGGAGCGAGAGCGACCCGGACGATGAACGTTGGACCCTGCGCACGGCGCCCTTGCTCGTCCCGGCCGGGCAACTGCCGAGGTTGACCGAGTCGATGATTCCCCTCTCCGTCCGAGAGCACGTCTCGTCGATCGACTACCGCATGGACGTGACCCATTTGAGCTCGGTACCCGGCTCGCCGGTCGACCTCACCGACTTCCGTCTTCCGTGA
- a CDS encoding ATP-binding protein — translation MTDDWQFEVPTTGSKHLPPDARYMEALSSQGYGFEVAIADLVDNSIDAGARDVVIHFLRDEDRLVSLLVIDDGKGMTEEDLDVAMTVGGRRDYASEALGMFGTGLKSASLSHASAVTVVSKTRRTRAVGRRWLMERAVNGYECDIVAADYAQTLIDRYAQRPITWQGTVIRWDGVKNFPRNGGGGQTDRYLHRTINRLGLQLGLYLHRFLARDDFNITIAVEDVNTGTEYMNFGVEPLDPFGYPVPGHAEYPRRFTVDLASILPVSLDAHVWPAKSTLDGYKAVGSVLERQGFYFYRHNRLVQAGGWNNFRQPDQHLSLSRVAIDLPSHGSDVFRLTVKKEGVEVSPEFVSALEEARDAEGRRFVDYVADAESVYREARKRAGTARKSVIGPGKGFDPAVREAIEDELPLLPGEEPIAIRWQTLDNSLFFDIDRENRTIVLNHHYRSAILGGRRGGLNDAPTLKSLMYLLLHQVFEKEYSGSREKDNLQLWQSILVAAARTELERMGDDD, via the coding sequence ATGACCGACGACTGGCAGTTCGAAGTTCCCACCACTGGCAGCAAGCACCTCCCTCCTGACGCCCGGTACATGGAGGCGCTCAGCAGCCAGGGATACGGCTTCGAGGTGGCCATCGCCGATCTTGTCGACAATTCCATCGACGCCGGGGCCCGGGACGTGGTGATCCACTTCCTGCGCGACGAGGACCGGCTCGTAAGCCTCCTCGTCATCGACGACGGGAAGGGGATGACCGAGGAGGACCTCGATGTCGCCATGACCGTCGGAGGCCGGCGCGACTACGCCTCCGAAGCCCTGGGGATGTTCGGCACCGGTTTGAAGTCCGCATCGCTGAGCCACGCGTCCGCGGTGACGGTCGTGAGCAAGACGCGCAGGACCAGGGCCGTGGGCCGCCGTTGGCTCATGGAGCGGGCGGTGAACGGGTACGAGTGCGACATCGTGGCCGCCGACTACGCGCAGACACTGATCGACCGGTACGCCCAGCGGCCGATCACCTGGCAGGGCACCGTCATCCGCTGGGACGGGGTGAAGAACTTCCCCCGAAACGGCGGAGGCGGCCAAACCGACCGCTACCTGCACCGGACCATCAACCGACTCGGCCTCCAGCTCGGTCTGTACCTGCACAGGTTCCTCGCCAGGGACGACTTCAACATCACGATCGCGGTCGAGGATGTGAACACCGGTACCGAGTACATGAACTTCGGAGTCGAGCCCCTCGACCCGTTCGGATATCCGGTCCCGGGTCACGCAGAGTACCCTCGGCGCTTCACCGTGGACCTCGCTTCCATCCTCCCCGTATCCCTCGACGCCCACGTCTGGCCGGCGAAATCGACCCTGGACGGATACAAGGCGGTCGGCTCCGTCCTGGAACGCCAGGGTTTCTATTTCTATCGACACAATCGGCTCGTGCAGGCAGGTGGGTGGAACAATTTCCGCCAGCCGGATCAACACCTCTCGCTTTCCCGTGTGGCCATCGACCTTCCGTCGCATGGAAGCGACGTGTTCCGTCTGACCGTGAAGAAGGAAGGCGTAGAGGTCTCCCCCGAGTTCGTCTCCGCCTTGGAAGAGGCGCGGGACGCCGAGGGTCGGCGCTTCGTCGACTATGTCGCGGACGCCGAGTCGGTCTATCGCGAGGCGCGCAAGCGGGCGGGAACCGCTCGAAAGTCCGTCATCGGGCCGGGCAAGGGTTTCGACCCCGCCGTGCGGGAGGCGATCGAAGACGAGCTGCCGCTGCTGCCGGGTGAAGAACCCATCGCCATCCGCTGGCAGACATTGGACAACAGCCTGTTCTTCGACATCGACAGGGAGAACCGGACCATCGTCCTGAATCACCACTACCGGTCGGCGATTCTCGGTGGAAGGCGCGGCGGCCTCAACGACGCACCAACCTTGAAGTCACTCATGTACCTCCTGCTCCACCAGGTATTCGAGAAGGAATACAGCGGGAGTCGGGAAAAGGACAACCTTCAGTTGTGGCAGTCCATCCTGGTGGCCGCCGCACGCACCGAACTGGAACGCATGGGCGACGATGACTGA